The DNA sequence CCTCAGGATCCTTCCCCGATGTACCGGAGGTTGCTTTAGTGCGGCCCCACGTCGCACGCCTGCCCGCGGACCATGTCGGTGACCGTGTACCCCTCCGCCGCCATCTCCGTCGCcttcgccgccgccgctgccgccaccACCGCAACCGCCGCTGCCGCCTCCATGGAAACCGACGCGGACGCCACCGGCGCCGCCAACGCTCTGGGCTGGCCcctccgcggccgccgctcggctcaAGCTGCGCCTCCTAAAGTGACCGCGCCGCTGCctgtgcagccgccgccgctggcagGCTGAGGAGGGACAGCGGCGCTCAGAAGAGCCCCGGGCCGCTGGGAAcgactgcctcctgcctgcctgcctgatgaAGGGGCGGGCCGGCGGCCGGGGCAGGGTCGTGGCCGAGGAGGgcacgggggcggggccgggctgcgtgCACGGGGAGTGGCTCCTTcggccagggggcggggctgcacTCTCAGGGGCAAGACACCTGTGTGAACTGGTATCCATTCTGATTTGCATTCTCCCCTAAGAGTTCTTCCTGACAAACTTGAGCAGTAttcacaagaacagctcgccCAGCAGCGACAGCATTGGATGAGATGTCTGTGTTCCCCTGGAGTGGGTAGGAGCCGGTATCCAGGCTGATGGGTGTGGATGCTTCAGTCTCCCAACTTGGATGCTGGCCTAGAGCCCACGGTGTCAGAGCAGGGGAACTGACCGGCTCATATAGTTCAGATGAGCCATCATTGAgggacaggagcccagcagggaagcagaccactgctgtgtcccagaaACCCCCTTCCCCACCAATCTGCCTAGCCTTCATCATAGCATGTGCTGCCCACCTCTCCAACCTTTCCATCTCTCCCCAAATCACATACTCTGATCTTTCTTGGACATTGCTTGGCTGTTAACCCTGCTTCCCCCCTGGACATTATGCATTTCCCAGTTTcggagttcagattcccaggcaCTTATAAAGGTTTCGGTTGGGCGAGTGGGTCATTGAGGGGTTCGGGGTGAGGAATGTGGGTATTTAAATTTCACTATACGatttcactcaggtgcctgacaTGAAAgtatccatttcctgaagggaacggggcagaggaggtgccggacagcctgtgAGGTGTCCCGAAAGTCTAGCGAGTCAGCGAGGGATCtttcatggaagccaggcttccagtgtggccctgacatTGCCCCTCATTTTGTAAGGACATGGGGACCGGGAAAGGTCACATCACCCTGGGTCGAGGCCTAGCCAAAGGCAGTGATTAGCCTGGAGCCTGTCACAGCAGGGGTGGTGGCAAGGGGGTTAAAAATCGACCTGGAATGTCTCACTTCTAATGTACCTGTCTCCGTTTCTCTCATCTTCcttagatatggtttcagaaccatACAGCTtagcacccggagcagagcagaaGGGATCTGCCAAGGCttgggcagaagaccccgatgccagaccggCCCTGAATGTCCCATCAGACAAAAGGGCCCTCCCCAACATTCACAAGAGCACTGATAACTTGCCTTCATGttatccactggacagcttccggtcccttgctgctgtagcccctcctctgtcccccagcttctttgtgccttgtgctcaCTCTGGTGGCTAGGTGTGCAAACAATGATGCTCTTGGTGGTCCAGTCCACCCTGGATTTCCAGGGAGTTGAGAACTCTCCACCTCTGGGAACAGACCCCAGCAGTAACAAAGCAGGGTGAGTGTAGAAGGGGGTCTCGCACCCATTCATGCAGCACTCatgccctctgcccacggaggggcTTCCCCGCACACAACAGCCTGAAACTTGGCGTGGCAGCactccctcagcctgtcccctgcagcagtcctccacagaccgggcagcatctgACTCAGCCATGCAGCTCTCACGCGGATATTTTGCAGCCCAAACAGACCAAGACACAAATATGGCAGCAGCAGGCACAAACAGATCAACTCACATCTCCTCCGCTCCAGCCGCAGGCCCAGCTCTCAGGCgccagaagctcagggagcctcttagatgaactcttgtcagacgccagccttctggaaaaggcacgaCCTATCCTGAGCGACGGCACACGGGAAGACGCACTtcggccaaccctggaagaacccctcagtgatgacgaattccaagccctcctggacatgctgccaggctcaacagggcctcaggaaagcctttggtcgagcccaattcagccctccttccctggggtgccgagccacggctgagaacaaaggacaaggaaccagccacactcctagggctcggcagcaagggcaaggcgcccagactgcctgCACCACTGCGTGACCTCCCTCAGCCATGCCGTGTACGCAGGGCACTCTCGAGatgcacgggcactagcaggggcatcctccctgatgtcagaagggatgctagcatgccaaacatcaagaggatggcccaagtcctcttgcatTAGAGGTCAATTTGCGgattctctctgacatttccttgatccaataaacctggctttgaactcaacgcaaagtctttggctctgttttggtccctttgtagtctgggccccagcatgcatgccactcctcagagattcaccatgtcccccgttgcctgggaatgaatgggaagggggtcgggggcccttgataagaatccagcttctacttgcaaactagattctcttggaatccctacaacaatgaaccacaaTTACTGGGATTCTAGGAgaaagagagcttccattagggccagtacaggggagcaccgttacACAACActcctagcacttttcttggttcccagattatagccagattattctcagcagggctccaattaaccaaggtgctggggatatcaggcaggcaatcaatctctctccctctctcacaccCTCCATCACTACCTCCCTCTATtatgtgtctccttctgcctctcacttgttctctctctctctctctccctttcttatggtctcttggccacaaacacttacagcgcacatacccacacaaacacacaagcatcgtttgaaccaagtgctggtaaaattagactcatccccaattgttgctgaagaagctcgcagtctccatctcagtgcacatggctgagtctcatgaacaagggtggcaaaagagtacactaaagacggcccattatgtgttttgcgtttccatgtttcaagggtctagggctTAGACTCAGTTCAAATGTCAGTTGGGTTTGTATGTTCCAGCCAAAaattccttcctagcacagctctgccaccattccctaggaagctttggaattccccttctccttctcttcttcctcctcttactGCTTGTCCTTGATTCCCCCACCCCTctcatccccctcccccatccacatcccttccctctcctcctgtccagGTATTCGATtgttgaaaacacaccctcgcttcccatctctatTCTACTGGGTCCATCATGGCTGAGGCAGGGCTACCattgcactccccaacgtgatttgagttgtttgtctcttctcccaagtgctggtgccgggccctccttttcagctctggtttcttgcctgactttcccggactcgcgctgTCCAGAGAAGGAATAATTGTCTACAGATAgcttggttccatgtcttttcaccatcaaacgattttGCCTTGCTTCCCTTTTGGCGGCTTTGCTGGCTGGGAAGTtcgcttaggaatgcattccgtccgtttcCGTGGACCGGATTCCCGAtggcggagcacccgatgcctTTGGGCATGCGTctttggggctgctggagagcttctgacctgggttgacctgggagatggccccaggcgactgagggctgctccccgctcccctccccctcccgctcttccccaaccactctccctcttctcccctcacccacccaccattggaaGTTGCACTGGGGctggcttccctgggagacaggcttgccaagagaattgcttggacgtaGCTGGGTGTAGCTGCCATGTTTTGGCCTGGATGGAcattaggggaccggaccctcatcaggcctccctggaaaggctttgaagatgctggcagacaggaggggcaactagccatgttggattcgcccaggacaagcctcgcacgtcgaagcagcctcatgtggcccacctagtgtggtagtggggtctgcccctttcttctggcactccctggcccgtgaggaagggggcgggcttcacatgacagctggaaaagtttccaaagtttgtgaccaaacagcatgacccgtgtgtcgaatcctgtgtccgtcgtCGCATTCAGCCTttctattggaatgagcgggacctcagcctccagttaaggaaatgcctcaggcctggaatgcaatgaggtccaggagatgccgagggaagtgggaagtacaTACCAGGAAGCTAGGCCCTGCACACTGGAAAGAACagtggggccaagccttgtcaccacgaacccagggccggggaacgccagggagagcaaacactctgtggaacgggaaaacgtgtgaaaaccagagagccctggagtccattcagcccggggaatggaggatgccaggcttccaaataaaggtccttgctggcctctggatttgccttttagtccaagtcccctaacatggaaacatgggaaatgggaagacttcaagGTTCTCAAGGTGGAAGTGGGGGGCTGGGATCCCTAGGCAGCgttttccataaataggggcggggtgtgcccgatcccttgataaggcccgtgttcccaggaactcagcatttggccagcagcctctgtgccggacgggtgtctctccggccatggatgactcacgcacgtccaacggtaagtagacatcagcacctgggctctcctgctagctcatctgaaatgctttcctaccctctcaggggtgtggacgaggggagaaatggccccctgagactacagggaaggctttggctgggctgtgttAAAGGAAGCCATTGGGCCAAATGATTGAGGGTGGCTtgggtagttttgtttttcctttcattgacttctttggccccgttgaaatggacatgggagcggtagccctgtggcccacccacagctcctctctcagaaATCCTGATGTGCaactgcacagaaagctgcatccgttgtccaaggcttccgactgcaggaagcgcatttctagtggaccacgtttggacatttgagttggtgtcgttggttctttctcatggtggttaaGCAGTTCTGTcttggcttgagttccatgggaaagggtccatttccctgctgtcccaggaaatagtccacacgcagaattcccaagaagcacggcaggagcataggttcccttgccaccaaactccacactagggctcgggaggcactgatcccagaagcccttgaattgcctcccactcgactccaaagtagggagtggggcctgggggcacgggcgcctgggggcacatgtgggggtggggctttctgaagggaaaacccccaaggccaggctaccgtgtgctccatgacttctgtccgaaaaaatctcactggagctggcaagcagaaagggtgcttgtgaaggaagcgtcacttggggtgcacaagccatgccttgcgtccttccaggcagacgccttgacaccctagtttggcacctgacagtggctagcggggaattcctttctcaggagggctgatgttctagtgtttgaatccacttcaggaagtccaagtcgtcccgaagcccgggacgtgcccgataccacgtcgggctttccacagaatgtgtgaaacaagcacagtcctattcctctgcatcacaaagaacaagtgtccactaggacagggctccatcactccaagctttccacagagaaagaattgcatgtacgcagccagtccacatgacacgttgacgtccaggatggggtgctcctcctctgtggtgtcccagcctgggcaccgtcagaatcagggtcggggcacgagggccgcaatgtgggtatccgacaccacctacccacaagtggccgtgcttggcttgattttcaggtagttcaagcaggtgtgccatggatgtgtgaggagccacaaggcgggctcttctagctggcctaaagttcgaggtccatcctgccaggggccatccagacattccacggctggcagctggcggccgcgtcccctgggtgggaacatcttccacctatttggaacgtgagccttttgtcctaggccttcccagctggttgcttcgtagctctgtgggctgccgctgagtggggTTAGATCCCAAGAGCTTGAACCATTTCATCTTTGCTACTTGGCCTAGAtagaaggcccagggtctcccattCAGCAGGTCTTTGCGTGTGCTTCCTttagatagaaagggatgttcatctgtgcacttgggtctTCTCCCCCCCGGCCTCCCGTacacaaaaggcaggctgccGTAGCCCGTCCCATCACCACCCGGCACCGCCGTTGGTGCAGCTGAACAGATTCCCTCTCAGAAGTTtccccctcttgtctttggcaggcctacgcccaagtggacagcggagaaggaggctggttctgaagctcagtcaaATGGaagctctgcaagccctctttcaacagaacccctaccctgatatcaaggcccgagaaagccttgcccgagacctgggcaatcccgaaagcagaattcaggtaaaccTCCATCTCTGGAATCCTCGTCTCTTGAGGTCCGTGTCCAGATGCCCCCAAGTCAAAGCTGTGTGGAGTCCCAATTCCAGGTCGGGAAGCTGGCGGCCAAGTCTTAGCCTGGCTTCGtctctcgtgcgttgggagggacccgaagataagccagccagcatctggGAAATGGGGGTCCTCTAAAGAGCATCTGTGCTAAAGGGTTTGTACATGGCTTCCGAGATCAATATgcaattggctacagacacttggtgGTGGAGGTCACACTAGGGAGAGGACCTGTCTCCTCCCCTTGGTGCTCCTGGCCTGAGTGCTTGAGGCAAGCCaggactccactcccgagaaggaatggctgtcccttgggagaacagggccagggggagctgagtggccctgggtcctatgccaacgggtggtcaggaatccaagcccagggaatgAGGGTGCGTGAGGCGGCTTGTGCCAGGAGTTCGGTCCTTTGTTCCTCACCCCCGAGGCACTACCGCTGCccaaggcgtcctgtctggtcagctgggagaagagtcctgaaaggggagaaccgcaGGAGTAGGATCACATTGCCTGCGAACTTTCAAGGGGCACTAAAATGCGCAGGCTTCCCTTACacaactgactggcaggttcaacatcCTGCCCaaccagccccatcagagatgcctacaaatgcacacacacatgcccacacCCTCACCGACACCCATACCTACCCCGATGGCCACACCTTTACCAACCCCAACCCCACCACCCCAACACCCGGCCCTCCCCTAATCCTCACCCGACGACACCCGACCTCACTTTGCTGCGCCTTACACTTCTCCACGTCACtgcactccactccactccatccacacctaactctgcatttgtttcttggggaacgaggaaggcaacatgtggcttcacagttgaagacagtgacaccgatttcaaaggtggggatcgggtacctaagaACCTCTAGACATGGAAGCAGCAGGAACTTACATTCCTGAGAGCTCCCTGTCAAGGAGTCATTTCCgggcagcatggggttttcaggaggtcgcccgcattcagtgaattttggacaaaaGCTCTCAATTATCCGTgctgtgttaggaaagggtgctgtccttggggctagaagggagaacagaggaacattcctcagGCAATGAGCATgaccaaaaaggaggcacaaagactcagagggagcaagtgagagaaacaagagagagaaatggacacagggacagagacagggactgagagaaaggaaaagagcaacaggcagaaacaggtagacgGACAGAATAGGAAAGTgagactaccaggccaacagggaccgtggcaggtttgacaagaatggaaaatgtcaagagagacagagagctaaccagagggagaaagaaacggagagagagagagagatgatcagggagagtgggtcgggggaggaaatgagggaaagtgagaggaggagagagagtgagaatattagcaagctccttcagactgactttgggaaaggaaacattgTCTCCTGCCTCAagggttttagtctttggattccagagggaggatggcaggggaaatgctgattttcttccgtgcggattgtgttttctggaatcctgtgcagttcttccgaggtgaaagccataatctgtggcaagttcagtccctttgggggctaaatccttcccctgggggcacatggagtctacagtttgtccattccttggcttgtctgtttgttctcttgtgaatcactgtgatagctcttgagatctatccctaagcttttgagtgacaagggtttttgtccttctacttaggtttggttccaaaaccaatgAAGAAGTAGCCTAAGTCAGAGCCGACCGCCATcagagaacatcttaccagacagGCAATCGCATCATgagcacgagcctcaggctctgactcaaggtgagtccctggttTTCCAAAGGCCTTTTCCCAgtagggttcctggagacagattcatctctgaacgtgggtgacaaggagtcagcagagaagccttaggagaggaaacgagccttcctggcccttgcactgctggtgctcagaccatgagcatcgtggccctgtgtggagggtggggtcttgcatggccaggaaggctttaaatcctctggtcctgaaactgtccgaagtgcagaattcccttctcttatcaactcacaaaaatGTTCCTCCATCTCCTTTGCTCCTTTAAcaagctttgttccagcattggcccatcagggcttcagaacactccagaaaacatgctgggaaagcaaccaaacagcaaactagagaaacaagcaaacaaacattcatgcaataaataaatttttaaaagtgaataattaaaataaaaaatgggaaCCGTGAGTGTGTTTGTGGGTGTgcctgtgtgggtgtgtctgtgtggatgtgtctgtgtgggtgggggaatgcattgtgcctgtgtatacttatacatacacatgataatacactgtAGACATCTAGATAGTTATatgtacataaaaatatatgtgtatagataatctatctatctctctatttATATTCTATCGATCAATcatctatgtaaatctatacctacctatctctcaatctatctctctctctctatacctatcatctatttatctaactatctatgtatctatctatctatctatccctctgtctctctatctacctacctatctatctgatTTGCCATTTgctacatacggcagattttgtgtgcactgaataTGAAGTGGGCTTCAATATCCTCTCTTCTTttttgcgctcctttagatcgccgcccaaaggagGCCCTGACAAAgtgcacattcatctcaccctctcaaacaaggatcctcgtgcaagcctttgagagggaccgctttcctggcattgccaCCAGGGATAATTGGCTCGTCAatcgggacttcccgaaccttggATCTAGGTAatgtctcagcaggtggaagacggtctgtcccaaggcgggagggccgttTTACTCCCGCGCTTGTGCTGGATATATgtaggcacttcagatggttttCACTGTGTTTGTGGGTCATTGGGGGTTTGGGgaaagggatggggtgggtaagtttccccataggcattcactcaGATGCCTGAcatgaaggcatccatttcctgaaggggacggggcaaaggaggtgccggacagcctgggaggggtcccgacattctcgccagtcggcgagggatctctcatggaagccaggcttccagtgtggccctgactttgcccctcattttgcaaggacctggggaccggcaaaggtcacatcaccccgggtcaaggcctagctgaaggcagtgtttttgccgagagcctgtcagaccaggggtgctggcatgggggTTGCAAGGTGACATGGAAGATCTTGCTGTTGAtgtacctgtctccctttctctcatcttgcctagatattctttcaaaaaataatttaaaaagtatacaaaagaaagagaatttaaatgcagtcaagaaaagaccaaaaaaaataaaaccaccaaaaaacaaaacaaagcaaaacaacacaaaacaagacTGAGTATAAGGAACAACTTCTTTGCCCTGAGACAGTTCAGAGATTGAGTATAAAATGATGGTTCTGTCTTCACTGTGAGGGGCATGCTCCCTGCTGGAAGCTCAGTAGTGAGAGCTTTGTAAAAGTTAACATGCCTGTCAGGACGTTACTCCAGGCACAAAGTGATTCCCTTCCCAATGCCCAGTCTTATCTTAACAGCTGGCTCTTACACTTGGAGTGTTCTGATTCACTGACAAgcagtttccttttgtttttgctgattgggtaatttaataaatataattttggtCAAAGAATCCATCTGTCAGCTTAGAGTTGTTGGGCCTACAGTTGCTGTTGAAAAAgacattcatttgctaatttctaTTAGTTCTTCCTAACTTCTAGCAtaataaatgccatttgtatGGTCTAAAAGGGTTAAAAAATTTTGATCCCTTTTTGGTCAATAGGTTTAactgtacacatttaaaaataccttcaaataaataatttctcttttcttaccAAGGTGTGACCTCTGAATACTATTCTTTTCTACACCATTTGAGATGGTTCAAGCTTTTCAACCTAAACTttgatttattcttaagtattggTTCCGCACAATGAAAATGTGTGACCCTAGGCCTGTGTACAAGTAAATATGTGGCCATTCCACacgtgaaaaagagataaaaaaataactCTGCAGGTTCAAATGAAGCCAGAACAGAAACCAAATTTTTCCTTGCTTTAATCAACAGCATCACAGACTTACCATTacacatgtaaattttacaagaatgtatt is a window from the Vicugna pacos chromosome 17, VicPac4, whole genome shotgun sequence genome containing:
- the LOC140686679 gene encoding uncharacterized protein, which encodes MQIRMDTSSHRCLAPESAAPPPGRRSHSPCTQPGPAPVPSSATTLPRPPARPFIRQAGRRQSFPAARGSSERRCPSSACQRRRLHRQRRGHFRRRSLSRAAAAEGPAQSVGGAGGVRVGFHGGGSGGCGGGGSGGGEGDGDGGGGVHGHRHGPRAGVRRGAALKQPPVSLLSLGHQESPDKQMKMLHFEMDVVSQSSSSSGLETLLQNAQGWGAARGVCKREDQPTMMPVGSFPRGSSRRCVRCRMMELSACSWGKDAAKFICEKKTHPSLNCSPSSKQKKTKLVLFFKGIFYIFRISETIYVKASSLPLIKNSFR